ACAATGGTGTGCGATTCGGCAATGGCGCCCTTGATGAGATCGAGGTAGTTTGATTCCACCACACGCCGCTTCACTTTGAGCGTGGGGGTTAGTATGCCGTTTTCCGGCGACCAGGTATCCCGGGAGACAATGATATGGCTTATTTTTTCGTAATTTGCCAAGGTTCGATTCACCTCGTGCAGATTATTCTGCAACAGGTGTTTCAATTCGTCTTTCCCTTTGCTGCGGCCCAGTTCATTAAGCGTGATAATGAGGACATTATTGGGCAACTCACGCCCAACAATGCACAGCTGTTCAATCAGGGAGTTCGCGGCAAATTGTTTTTCAATGGGAGCAGGCACAATGAATTCGCCTTTCTGGTTTTTAAAATTCTCAGACAATCGGCCGACGATTTTCACATTCTGATGCTCGTCCAGTTCGGCAATATCACCCGTACGTAACCAACCATCCTCGGTAAATGCCTGCTTGGTCGCCTCAGGTTCTTTGTAATATTCTTTCATTAAACAGGGCGAACGAATCAGCAATTCCTGGTTTTCACCTTCCTTCAACTCGACCTGCAAACGCGGTGTCCCCACATACCCCAAACGGCGTTTATTGAGCATGGTAAAGGTGGCATAGGCTAAATTTTCAGTCTGTCCATACCCTTCCTGAATCAATAGGCCCAGCCTGTCAAAGAATGTCAGGATAGAAACCGGCAAATGCGAAGCACCGGAAAAACAATTCACACACTGTCCCAAACCCAGACTATGCCTGATTTTGCGTTTAATCAGCGTCGAAATCAGCGGAATTTTCAACAGGAGGTTTAATTTGTGCGGTGGCACTTTCTGTTCAATTTTCTGTTGAAACACGCCCCATATTCGTGGTACGGCAGTAAAAAAGGTGGGTTGCACCTCCCTTAAATTGTCAGCAAATTTCTCAAGGCTTTCAACAAAGGACACATCAGCCGGAATCGTCACACTGCCCAATTGAATGGCTGTTCGTTCGTACACGTGCGCTAAGGGCAGGTAGGAAATCAAACGGTAATGATTGAGTTGACGGATACGGTTGATGTCCTGCGGGTATAAGGCCAAGTAATTGGCAATGGTACCGTGCGTGTACACAGCCCCCTTGGGAACGCCTGACGTCCCGGAGGTGTAAATGATGGTAAATAAATCGTCCGTCTCGATTGCAGGAAGCTCGGTTAAGGGGGCATGCGTTAAAACCTCGGCCCAGGATGTCCTGGTTTTCATATCAGGATGGTAATCGAAGCTGACCGTATGGCGATCCGGGGGAATGTAATGGCAGACCCGATGATGATCATCGAGCTTGCCCAGAAAAACCAGCTTCACCTCGGCATGTTGCAAAATGTAGTTGATGCTTTCCTGATGTTGATTGGCAAACAGGGGCACATTTACCAGTCCGGCCAAGC
This region of Legionella taurinensis genomic DNA includes:
- a CDS encoding AMP-binding protein encodes the protein MSAQLSGKTLNQWLLHNEQQFAERIYLRQPRRGQWHEYTWADVVTQARRVARFLLESGLKKGDRVSIFSKNCAEWFITDFGISLAGLVNVPLFANQHQESINYILQHAEVKLVFLGKLDDHHRVCHYIPPDRHTVSFDYHPDMKTRTSWAEVLTHAPLTELPAIETDDLFTIIYTSGTSGVPKGAVYTHGTIANYLALYPQDINRIRQLNHYRLISYLPLAHVYERTAIQLGSVTIPADVSFVESLEKFADNLREVQPTFFTAVPRIWGVFQQKIEQKVPPHKLNLLLKIPLISTLIKRKIRHSLGLGQCVNCFSGASHLPVSILTFFDRLGLLIQEGYGQTENLAYATFTMLNKRRLGYVGTPRLQVELKEGENQELLIRSPCLMKEYYKEPEATKQAFTEDGWLRTGDIAELDEHQNVKIVGRLSENFKNQKGEFIVPAPIEKQFAANSLIEQLCIVGRELPNNVLIITLNELGRSKGKDELKHLLQNNLHEVNRTLANYEKISHIIVSRDTWSPENGILTPTLKVKRRVVESNYLDLIKGAIAESHTIVWQ